One window from the genome of Dasypus novemcinctus isolate mDasNov1 chromosome 26, mDasNov1.1.hap2, whole genome shotgun sequence encodes:
- the LOC101430859 gene encoding ral guanine nucleotide dissociation stimulator-like has translation MTCPQPTPSSLLSKAMRLAVRRRHGRKFPGTASTSFRHCLRFSPLRATPPGSELISQGTMVNFEKRRKEYQLVAELQQLQVRCCDDCLVPDGHFGTWFEAVEQLGQDSLLLSREWELPPESASESFQAQQPPEGSKALERRPPGPRH, from the exons ATGACTTGTCCTCAGCCCACGCCATCCTCTCTGCTCTCGAAAGCCATGCGATTGGCTGTCAGAAGaagacatgggaggaagtttccaG ggacagCTTCCACCTCTTTCAGACACTGTCTGAGATTTTCTCCACTGAGAGCAACTCCTCCGGGCAGCGAGCTGATCTCCCAG GGGACCATGGTGAATtttgagaaaaggaggaag GAATACCAGCTGGTGGCCGAGCTGCAGCAGCTGCAGGTGCGCTGCTGTGACGACTGCCTTGTGCCTGATGGGCACTTTGGGACCTGGTTTGAGGCTGTGGAGCAGCTCGGCCAGGACAG CCTCCTCCTGTCTCGTGAGTGGGAGCTGCCACCCGAGTCGGCCAGTGAGAGCTTCCAGGCCCAACAGCCCCCGGAAGGCAGCAAAGCCTTGGAGCGGAGA CCACCAGGGCCCCGACACTGA